A window of Pyrobaculum aerophilum str. IM2 contains these coding sequences:
- a CDS encoding ABC transporter ATP-binding protein, with amino-acid sequence MKALVKTERLSKYFPVGGLLRPRGYVKAVDNVDLEIYEGETLGLVGETGSGKTTLGRLILKLIEPTSGRIVFDGVDITRLSGEKLREFRRKAQIIFQDPYMSLNPRLTVYQTLLEVIKVHKLPISDPEEYIAKMLELVGLERGQLHRYPHEFSGGQRQRIAILRALILEPKFLVLDEPTSALDVSVQAQILNMLKDLQKRLGLTYLFISHDIGAVRYMSDRIAVMYMGKIVELGPADAVIKEPLHPYTQALISALPVPDPRAARGRKTLLLQGEPPSPINPPPGCRFYPRCPYFIKGKCDKEEPQLKEVKNGRYVACHLY; translated from the coding sequence ATGAAGGCGCTTGTAAAAACCGAGAGGCTTAGTAAATACTTCCCAGTGGGCGGCCTCTTGAGGCCAAGGGGTTACGTCAAGGCGGTGGACAACGTGGATTTGGAAATCTACGAGGGCGAGACTCTCGGCCTAGTCGGCGAGACTGGTAGCGGGAAGACTACGCTGGGCCGCCTAATTCTCAAGCTTATAGAGCCCACTTCTGGCAGGATAGTTTTCGACGGAGTGGATATCACAAGGCTCTCTGGGGAGAAGCTGAGGGAGTTTAGAAGAAAGGCCCAAATTATTTTCCAAGACCCCTATATGTCCCTAAATCCGCGCCTTACTGTTTATCAAACGCTTCTCGAAGTTATAAAAGTGCATAAACTCCCCATATCAGATCCAGAGGAGTACATCGCCAAGATGCTTGAATTAGTGGGGCTAGAGCGGGGGCAACTGCACAGATATCCGCACGAATTCAGCGGGGGGCAGAGGCAGAGGATAGCAATTTTAAGAGCCTTGATACTTGAGCCTAAGTTTTTAGTCCTAGACGAGCCCACCTCGGCGCTTGACGTCTCAGTGCAGGCCCAGATTTTAAACATGCTTAAAGATTTACAAAAGAGACTGGGCTTGACTTATCTCTTTATAAGCCACGACATAGGAGCTGTGAGATATATGAGCGATAGAATAGCCGTAATGTATATGGGAAAAATAGTAGAGCTGGGACCGGCCGACGCGGTTATTAAAGAACCCCTCCACCCATACACACAAGCGTTAATTTCGGCGCTACCTGTGCCCGATCCCCGAGCGGCCAGGGGGAGAAAGACATTATTACTCCAAGGCGAGCCACCGAGCCCCATCAACCCGCCTCCTGGCTGTAGGTTTTACCCCCGCTGTCCCTACTTTATAAAGGGCAAATGCGATAAGGAAGAGCCGCAACTAAAAGAGGTTAAAAACGGGAGATATGTGGCTTGCCACCTCTACTGA
- a CDS encoding flavin reductase family protein: MDTRNSHTHKAEVKEVNPELFHYIIYPAAVPIIVAKNGEEIGAMPAVWTTAVSVNPPLLLTALAPERRTYRIVRESGYFTVNYLDFSKTEALALLGDVSARFAPDKFEKASVKFAPARRIPSAAIEGASAVIECSLKTVLDVGGDHDIFIGRVEAAYVIDDFTDGGWSLEKYEPILYVGRTRRPGPVKRRFATVGQIVEVEYGRGMQQAVEERRKAYRITEEAVRELAAKLGRPPEDVAYLLLDVIKNLLGSRWKK, translated from the coding sequence ATGGACACGAGGAATAGTCACACGCATAAGGCTGAAGTAAAAGAGGTAAACCCCGAGCTTTTCCACTATATAATTTACCCGGCCGCCGTCCCCATTATAGTTGCTAAAAACGGCGAGGAGATAGGCGCCATGCCCGCCGTGTGGACTACGGCTGTTTCTGTAAATCCGCCGTTGTTACTCACGGCGCTTGCCCCCGAGAGGCGGACTTACCGCATTGTCAGAGAAAGCGGCTATTTCACTGTGAATTACCTCGACTTTTCAAAAACAGAGGCTTTGGCGCTACTCGGCGATGTCTCTGCTAGATTTGCCCCAGACAAATTTGAAAAAGCCAGCGTGAAGTTCGCCCCGGCTAGGAGAATTCCAAGCGCGGCAATTGAGGGGGCCTCTGCGGTTATTGAATGTTCATTAAAAACGGTCTTAGACGTGGGAGGAGACCACGATATTTTTATTGGGAGAGTAGAGGCAGCCTATGTAATTGACGACTTCACCGACGGCGGCTGGAGCCTTGAGAAGTACGAGCCGATTTTATACGTGGGGAGGACCAGGAGGCCGGGGCCTGTAAAGAGGCGTTTTGCCACCGTGGGCCAAATAGTCGAGGTGGAGTACGGGAGGGGTATGCAACAAGCAGTGGAGGAGAGGAGAAAGGCCTATCGAATTACAGAAGAGGCCGTGAGGGAGCTGGCCGCAAAACTCGGAAGGCCGCCGGAAGACGTGGCGTATTTGCTACTCGACGTGATAAAAAACTTGTTGGGCTCCCGTTGGAAAAAGTAA
- a CDS encoding LUD domain-containing protein encodes MSWEEAIERARGSIVPRTYDVLARYPHLQEIRRQLRSVKEEVVKNLDYYIEETRKAVERIGGRFYLADSGKDAVEIAAKIVGRGKTVVMSKNNVAEETGLRKRLEEEGNEVWETDLGAFLVQITGEEPSHILAPAVHLTKERVAQVLREKFGVVVAPNAVEIAARVREFLREKFMKAEVGITGANAIAADTGAVVLVENEGNIRMTTVIPPVHVVYDGVEKIVPTLIHAQLVADLQSAYAGLYPPTYMNISAGPSSTADIEMTRVSPAQGPREYHMILVDNGRRNAARDPVLWEALLCIRCGRCHLHCPVYLAVGKEFGKPPYTGPMGVMWTAITRGVEEAGRHALKCVHAGSCKSVCPMNIDIPRIIHEIRARFLRKK; translated from the coding sequence ATGAGCTGGGAGGAGGCTATTGAGAGGGCGAGGGGGTCAATTGTCCCTAGGACATACGACGTGTTGGCAAGGTATCCCCATTTACAAGAGATTAGAAGACAGTTGAGAAGCGTAAAGGAAGAGGTGGTTAAAAACTTGGATTACTACATCGAAGAGACTAGAAAGGCTGTGGAGAGAATCGGCGGGCGTTTTTACCTGGCTGATAGCGGAAAAGACGCCGTTGAAATAGCGGCGAAAATAGTGGGGAGGGGGAAGACAGTCGTGATGAGTAAAAACAACGTCGCTGAGGAGACGGGGCTTCGCAAGAGGCTGGAGGAGGAGGGGAATGAGGTGTGGGAAACAGATCTGGGGGCGTTTCTAGTACAAATTACGGGAGAAGAGCCGTCTCACATACTGGCTCCAGCAGTCCACTTAACAAAGGAGAGAGTTGCCCAAGTTCTGCGGGAAAAGTTTGGAGTTGTCGTGGCTCCCAATGCGGTAGAAATCGCCGCGCGAGTTAGGGAGTTTCTCCGCGAGAAGTTCATGAAAGCAGAAGTCGGCATTACTGGGGCTAACGCCATAGCCGCGGACACAGGGGCCGTTGTCCTTGTGGAAAACGAGGGGAATATTAGGATGACCACAGTCATCCCGCCGGTGCATGTCGTATACGACGGCGTTGAGAAAATCGTGCCCACGCTTATCCACGCCCAGCTAGTTGCCGACTTGCAGTCAGCATATGCCGGCTTATACCCGCCGACGTATATGAACATATCGGCGGGCCCGAGCTCCACCGCCGATATTGAAATGACCAGAGTCTCCCCGGCGCAGGGGCCGAGGGAATACCACATGATTTTAGTAGACAACGGGAGGAGGAACGCCGCCCGCGACCCAGTCCTCTGGGAGGCGTTGTTGTGCATACGATGCGGCAGGTGTCACTTACACTGCCCAGTGTATTTGGCAGTGGGCAAAGAGTTTGGAAAGCCGCCGTACACCGGGCCCATGGGCGTTATGTGGACAGCCATAACCAGGGGGGTTGAGGAAGCCGGCAGACACGCCCTAAAATGCGTACACGCGGGAAGTTGCAAATCTGTATGTCCAATGAATATCGATATACCTAGAATAATACATGAAATAAGAGCTCGTTTTCTTAGAAAGAAATAA
- a CDS encoding (Fe-S)-binding protein: protein MEPSLNWLFKLRDLIVSSLQERKLPLPVDRELCNKWQEGLPSRGVKRVFYTSCMYQLAPAIYKAVESLEKFGVAKGGVTARLAAVGAKLLGGVVLRPEREDLERSYTIVRSIYTALLNSGVEIGYLPDEPYSGALLYELGFIDDFAKYASEVYAYFKEKGVREVVTIDPHTHYILEKIYPQYVPNFDLKVTSYLDLIDPSRVRVKISGFTIHDSCLYARYLGKYGKIRELLSKGSPAEDPYITGVETAGCCGGPVESILPELAKKIALGRAKKLASLSRVVVATCPICMVNLSRTGVVEVKHLAEAVEL, encoded by the coding sequence ATGGAACCTTCACTTAACTGGCTTTTTAAACTCCGCGACTTAATTGTCTCCTCTCTCCAAGAGAGGAAGTTGCCCTTGCCGGTGGACCGAGAGCTGTGTAATAAATGGCAAGAGGGCCTTCCCAGCAGAGGCGTAAAGAGGGTTTTCTACACTTCCTGTATGTACCAGCTGGCCCCCGCGATATACAAGGCGGTTGAGAGCTTGGAGAAATTCGGAGTGGCAAAAGGCGGCGTTACGGCCCGCCTAGCCGCCGTGGGGGCTAAACTCCTCGGCGGTGTAGTGCTGAGGCCTGAGCGAGAGGATTTAGAGCGGTCTTACACAATCGTGAGAAGTATTTACACAGCGTTGTTAAACAGCGGCGTGGAGATCGGCTATCTTCCCGACGAGCCGTATTCAGGGGCTTTGCTGTATGAACTGGGGTTTATAGACGATTTTGCTAAATACGCCTCGGAGGTCTACGCGTATTTTAAAGAAAAAGGGGTAAGAGAGGTGGTGACAATAGACCCCCACACGCACTACATCCTGGAGAAAATATACCCGCAGTACGTGCCCAATTTCGATTTAAAAGTCACTAGCTATTTAGATTTAATAGACCCGTCCAGGGTGAGGGTAAAAATAAGCGGCTTTACAATACACGACTCCTGTCTCTACGCCAGGTATTTGGGGAAATACGGGAAGATCCGAGAGTTGTTGTCAAAGGGCAGTCCCGCGGAGGATCCCTATATTACGGGCGTTGAAACCGCTGGGTGTTGCGGCGGGCCTGTTGAGTCCATCCTCCCGGAGCTTGCGAAAAAAATAGCGCTGGGGAGGGCTAAAAAACTGGCGTCACTATCGCGAGTAGTCGTAGCGACGTGCCCCATATGTATGGTTAACCTCTCAAGGACCGGCGTAGTAGAGGTTAAGCACTTGGCCGAGGCGGTTGAGCTATGA
- a CDS encoding ABC transporter permease — protein sequence MSSFRKFLLRRSLTFLPTIFGVVLITYLIAYAIPADPVRAWAGGEKAKPEVIERLREYYHFDRPWYEQFYYFLVRLFEGSLISPRTGNTVFADIATRFSVTLQLALFSIFFAILIGLPLGLLAAYKRDTKIDTAVRILALIGVSMPVFLLGYLLILVFFTQFRVITLAGVPTSKVIITGIPLIDSIITLDFESLSQIVGRYWLPGFVLGFTGAGIIARFVRNSTVETLGADFVEYLSAKGIPTNWARRHVFKNSLVPIVTIIGLQFGAALSGAPITETIFGLPGLGAYAVQSIYYLDFPAIIGTTFVFAIIYVTTNFIVDVLYALIDPRVRY from the coding sequence ATGTCCTCTTTTAGGAAGTTTTTATTGAGAAGATCTTTGACTTTCCTCCCCACAATCTTTGGGGTTGTCCTCATTACATATTTAATAGCCTACGCCATACCCGCTGATCCAGTTAGAGCTTGGGCAGGCGGGGAAAAGGCAAAACCCGAAGTAATCGAAAGACTCAGAGAATATTACCACTTTGACCGCCCATGGTATGAACAGTTTTACTACTTCTTGGTTAGACTTTTTGAAGGATCTTTGATAAGTCCCAGAACTGGAAATACCGTATTTGCCGATATTGCTACAAGGTTTTCTGTAACGCTACAACTTGCGTTATTTTCTATATTTTTTGCCATTCTAATAGGTCTCCCTTTAGGTCTTCTCGCCGCTTATAAGAGAGACACCAAGATAGACACCGCAGTGCGTATCTTGGCTTTAATAGGCGTGTCTATGCCAGTGTTTTTATTAGGATATTTATTAATACTCGTGTTCTTTACGCAGTTTAGAGTGATCACGCTGGCAGGGGTGCCAACGTCAAAAGTCATTATTACAGGTATACCGCTAATAGACTCCATTATAACACTCGATTTTGAATCACTTTCACAAATAGTGGGTAGGTATTGGCTACCTGGATTTGTTCTCGGGTTTACAGGTGCCGGGATAATTGCCAGATTTGTAAGAAACTCAACAGTTGAGACATTAGGTGCGGATTTTGTAGAATACCTCAGTGCAAAGGGGATACCAACAAATTGGGCGAGGAGGCACGTCTTTAAGAATTCTTTAGTGCCCATAGTTACCATTATTGGTTTACAATTTGGCGCTGCTTTAAGCGGCGCCCCTATAACAGAAACTATTTTCGGCTTGCCTGGCTTAGGCGCATATGCAGTTCAATCAATTTACTACCTAGACTTTCCTGCAATTATCGGTACTACATTTGTATTTGCTATCATATATGTAACAACAAACTTTATTGTAGATGTGTTATATGCATTAATAGATCCCCGAGTGAGGTATTAG
- a CDS encoding Nramp family divalent metal transporter, whose product MGEKQQQLGKLPIEIEDKIPTPEEVFKIKKIGIKERLAVLYGSALIALGVSVGSGEFLLGPAQSIRYGLILAWLVPIGAFLQAIYIYSWAKLTIATGETPITLMFRIAAWAGWLGALGVLVGNIWGGWAYNSAVALAGGVLKKVPGPEDVAVVGIAGASLLILTFVILSLGRRIARTLEIFNWIDLGFIFISFIVLAIILIPANIWGELASGLVSFRIPSDIDPVLLAAWWGYTGLATGLNYYAVAWFKDKGFGMSALTGYIPALIGGKRIEVSAWGKIFKLTPENLKVYRRWSHLALEEILVIFFIGAIIGMLLPMTLAYAIAKGFGLTLTWNIPMWLALALENIWGPVAFWWGIFVAVFVLFKTQLGIVDAVVRNISDAAWKFENIRRFFRNDIRYLYYLIAVIYLAWASLAFVATAPGVLILISANMANAAAIWGIPFLIYLNYKMPKELRLHWSLVLLNIVFMAMCLYFMSLSIGRVLGLI is encoded by the coding sequence ATGGGAGAAAAACAACAGCAACTAGGTAAATTGCCTATAGAGATTGAGGACAAAATTCCGACACCTGAAGAGGTATTTAAAATAAAAAAAATAGGAATAAAAGAGAGGCTAGCGGTTCTCTACGGATCTGCTTTAATTGCGCTAGGTGTAAGCGTTGGAAGCGGCGAGTTTCTCCTAGGCCCCGCCCAGTCAATAAGATACGGTCTAATTCTAGCATGGCTTGTACCAATAGGCGCTTTTTTACAAGCTATATACATATACAGTTGGGCCAAGCTTACTATCGCGACTGGCGAGACTCCCATTACTTTAATGTTTAGAATTGCCGCTTGGGCAGGGTGGCTTGGCGCTCTGGGAGTTTTAGTGGGAAATATATGGGGTGGATGGGCGTATAACTCCGCTGTTGCACTGGCAGGGGGGGTATTGAAAAAAGTGCCAGGGCCGGAAGATGTAGCAGTAGTGGGAATTGCTGGCGCATCGCTTCTCATATTAACATTTGTAATTTTGTCTTTAGGTAGGCGTATAGCTAGGACTCTTGAAATATTTAATTGGATCGACCTTGGTTTTATTTTTATTTCATTTATTGTTTTAGCAATAATTCTTATTCCAGCGAATATATGGGGTGAATTAGCCAGTGGACTAGTCTCTTTTAGGATTCCTTCGGACATTGATCCTGTGCTATTAGCTGCGTGGTGGGGTTATACCGGATTGGCCACAGGGCTAAACTACTACGCAGTGGCCTGGTTTAAAGACAAGGGATTCGGAATGTCTGCGCTAACCGGCTATATCCCCGCGCTAATAGGCGGCAAGAGAATTGAAGTATCCGCGTGGGGCAAAATTTTCAAGCTAACGCCTGAAAATCTCAAGGTTTATAGGCGTTGGTCTCATCTTGCACTTGAGGAAATACTTGTTATATTTTTCATCGGAGCTATAATAGGCATGCTACTACCCATGACATTGGCTTATGCTATTGCAAAAGGTTTCGGGTTGACTCTTACATGGAATATACCCATGTGGCTTGCCTTAGCGTTAGAAAATATCTGGGGACCAGTAGCCTTTTGGTGGGGGATTTTTGTCGCTGTATTCGTGTTATTTAAGACTCAATTGGGCATTGTTGACGCAGTGGTACGTAATATATCAGATGCCGCGTGGAAATTTGAAAACATAAGAAGATTCTTCAGAAACGATATTAGATATTTATATTATCTAATCGCCGTTATATATCTGGCATGGGCTTCATTGGCATTTGTAGCTACAGCCCCTGGCGTTTTAATACTTATTTCAGCAAATATGGCCAACGCAGCCGCCATCTGGGGAATTCCCTTTTTAATATATCTCAATTACAAAATGCCTAAGGAGCTAAGACTACACTGGTCGTTAGTGCTACTAAATATAGTATTTATGGCCATGTGTCTCTATTTTATGTCGTTATCTATAGGAAGAGTGTTAGGATTAATTTAA
- a CDS encoding ABC transporter permease: MKALDRVADFVIWAIVRLLMLVKKDWYEKNRSRVEEWRLTLYALNRTPTGIIGLVLSLGFVITGIVGPYVAPYSYNDFLYLERPELYLVPPGEYGMLLGTDIYGRDVFSLMLYGARVSLIISVVTIAFGVPLGILLGLIAGYYGGKVDEVIMRITDMFLAFPALVLALALAATLPERIREFLISNPDFATFMAFIFGVSPEDAIHLAPLISIFTALIVVWWPVYARVVRGMVLVEREKTYVEAAKALGYSTWRIMTRHILPNIMSPIVVLITFDFATVNLLAAGLSFLGLGAQPPIVDWGSLINMGGSRFPTAWWLVYFPGVAIFLTALGWNLLGDALRDVFDPKFRRRIEFRV; encoded by the coding sequence ATGAAAGCTCTCGATAGGGTGGCGGATTTTGTCATCTGGGCTATAGTTAGACTACTCATGCTTGTGAAAAAAGATTGGTATGAGAAAAACCGTTCTAGAGTCGAGGAGTGGCGTCTTACACTATACGCGCTTAACAGAACCCCAACAGGTATAATTGGACTCGTGCTATCACTTGGGTTTGTTATTACTGGCATAGTAGGACCTTATGTAGCGCCATATAGCTACAACGATTTCCTATATTTAGAGCGTCCGGAGCTCTACCTCGTGCCACCTGGGGAATATGGTATGTTATTAGGCACTGATATATACGGTAGGGATGTGTTTAGCCTCATGCTTTACGGCGCTAGAGTCTCGCTAATAATTTCGGTAGTTACTATAGCGTTTGGAGTCCCGTTGGGAATATTGCTTGGGTTAATAGCAGGTTACTACGGGGGAAAAGTAGACGAAGTTATAATGAGAATTACAGATATGTTTTTAGCCTTCCCGGCGCTCGTATTAGCACTAGCACTTGCAGCAACATTACCTGAGAGAATTAGAGAGTTTCTTATTAGTAATCCTGATTTTGCCACATTCATGGCGTTTATCTTCGGCGTTAGTCCAGAGGATGCTATACACTTAGCCCCGCTCATCTCCATCTTCACAGCGCTAATAGTTGTTTGGTGGCCTGTATACGCCAGAGTTGTTAGGGGTATGGTGCTTGTTGAAAGGGAGAAAACTTATGTAGAAGCCGCCAAGGCCCTTGGCTACTCTACGTGGAGAATAATGACAAGACACATTCTCCCTAACATCATGTCCCCTATTGTAGTTTTAATAACCTTCGACTTCGCCACGGTGAATTTACTCGCTGCAGGTCTCAGCTTTTTAGGACTCGGCGCGCAGCCTCCAATTGTAGACTGGGGCTCTCTCATAAATATGGGAGGTAGCCGATTTCCCACGGCTTGGTGGCTGGTCTACTTCCCCGGCGTCGCCATATTCCTCACCGCGCTTGGGTGGAATCTCCTCGGCGATGCGTTGAGAGACGTCTTTGACCCCAAGTTCAGAAGACGTATAGAGTTTAGGGTATGA
- a CDS encoding ABC transporter substrate-binding protein: MPKAKGLSRGAIIGLIIAIVLIALAAVMLLQPQAPPTPTTPATTPTTTPTPTVTTPTTTSPQPTTPTTTIQQPQKTFHKAIIYVINNDATARIQLYKTGTADLAAIPLDRLNEVVGTKLGNHQIELIEDPNKPRFVIEFIVLNANKEPFNNPLVRQALAYAIPYDTILGRIYANRYNRLYSIIPKGLPGYTEDGIIKYSYNISKAQELIKQSGIDPTQYTIVINYNLGNDQRAQTAAVLANAWGRLGFKVTIEPLNWPTLLTKTEEGDFDVYIIGWSPDYLDPDNYASPIFYGGTQFSELKVTAVNTASEIANLLSNATVYDVGDAVVVVGPKGSGASVEIPQGKEIYVVQYVVDEKATKPVEESTGWVDINPAFYRNYDIDALIVAARTHFEPKLRETLYKAISIASNRDPAIIWLGQGKFFMHQWSWVKGRYYTPLELVRYDLVWETPDANVASLGIKDYKNDPETLVIATIGWPQSFDPAASYESFGWDIFTQIGTTLVTFWRENVEYVEPAGAVAWAHDEEGTTWYFVIRGGMKAYDPWNNKVYNITAVDVLFTIWRIARLHLDPSWMIYTYVDVNASSVLTEEEFKQILAQGLVTEYAGKSYKVNSTEELMKIFGYSGPTAGVVKLKLKQPYPAILPILAAPFTMIISMQYALGDKYQQALADSNNGKNPAAWAKYVASGEDDATYKLLHEKPISTGPYYVADYQQDSYIVLRYNPYYWNATLWQQLYGFKP; this comes from the coding sequence ATGCCAAAAGCTAAGGGCCTTTCCAGAGGCGCTATAATTGGATTGATAATTGCCATTGTGCTTATAGCTTTGGCAGCGGTTATGTTATTGCAACCACAAGCTCCTCCTACTCCAACTACGCCAGCCACAACTCCCACAACAACTCCAACTCCCACAGTAACGACTCCGACAACCACAAGCCCCCAACCTACAACCCCGACTACAACGATACAGCAACCGCAGAAAACTTTTCACAAAGCCATAATATATGTAATTAATAATGATGCCACAGCACGTATACAGCTCTACAAAACTGGGACTGCGGACTTAGCAGCAATACCACTTGATAGACTAAATGAGGTGGTAGGTACAAAGTTGGGCAATCATCAAATAGAATTAATAGAAGATCCAAACAAACCCAGATTTGTAATAGAGTTTATTGTACTTAACGCAAACAAGGAGCCGTTTAATAACCCATTGGTGCGACAAGCATTAGCATACGCCATTCCTTACGATACCATTCTTGGCAGAATATATGCAAATAGATATAACAGACTTTACAGCATAATTCCAAAGGGCCTCCCCGGTTATACAGAAGACGGCATTATTAAATACAGCTACAACATATCGAAAGCTCAAGAATTGATAAAACAGAGCGGTATAGATCCCACTCAGTATACCATCGTAATAAACTACAACCTCGGCAACGACCAGAGAGCTCAGACAGCGGCCGTTTTGGCAAATGCTTGGGGCCGTCTTGGCTTTAAGGTAACTATCGAGCCACTGAACTGGCCGACTTTGTTAACTAAGACAGAGGAGGGAGACTTTGATGTTTATATAATTGGCTGGTCGCCAGACTATCTAGATCCCGATAATTATGCCTCGCCGATATTTTACGGTGGTACACAATTCAGCGAGTTAAAGGTAACAGCAGTCAATACAGCTTCGGAAATAGCCAATTTGTTATCTAACGCAACAGTTTATGACGTAGGTGATGCTGTAGTTGTAGTTGGTCCAAAGGGGAGTGGGGCATCTGTAGAAATACCACAGGGCAAGGAGATTTACGTAGTTCAATATGTTGTAGATGAAAAGGCAACGAAGCCAGTTGAAGAGAGCACAGGTTGGGTTGATATCAACCCAGCGTTTTATAGAAATTACGATATAGATGCATTAATAGTTGCTGCAAGGACACATTTTGAGCCGAAATTAAGAGAAACATTATACAAAGCAATTTCTATAGCGAGTAACCGCGATCCTGCTATAATATGGCTAGGACAAGGCAAATTCTTCATGCACCAATGGAGCTGGGTAAAGGGCAGATATTACACACCACTTGAGCTTGTGAGGTACGACTTGGTTTGGGAGACTCCAGATGCCAATGTGGCAAGTCTCGGCATCAAAGACTATAAGAACGACCCTGAAACTCTTGTAATTGCCACCATTGGGTGGCCCCAGAGCTTTGACCCAGCTGCTAGCTACGAGTCCTTCGGCTGGGACATCTTTACTCAGATAGGGACAACACTTGTTACATTCTGGAGAGAGAATGTTGAATACGTTGAGCCTGCTGGCGCTGTGGCATGGGCACATGATGAGGAGGGAACCACATGGTATTTCGTAATAAGGGGTGGTATGAAGGCGTATGATCCTTGGAATAACAAAGTTTACAATATCACTGCAGTTGATGTTTTATTCACAATATGGAGAATAGCAAGACTGCATCTCGATCCTAGTTGGATGATCTATACATATGTTGATGTAAATGCCAGCTCTGTCCTTACTGAAGAGGAGTTTAAACAAATACTTGCCCAAGGCCTAGTTACAGAGTACGCTGGTAAAAGCTATAAAGTTAATAGTACTGAGGAATTAATGAAAATCTTTGGATACTCAGGACCTACAGCTGGCGTAGTTAAATTAAAACTAAAGCAGCCCTATCCTGCAATTTTGCCAATCTTAGCTGCACCATTTACGATGATAATATCTATGCAATATGCCTTAGGCGATAAGTACCAGCAAGCTCTCGCCGACTCAAATAATGGAAAGAACCCGGCGGCATGGGCAAAATATGTAGCTTCAGGAGAGGACGACGCCACGTATAAACTATTACATGAAAAGCCTATATCTACAGGGCCTTATTATGTCGCAGACTACCAACAAGACTCATACATAGTACTGAGATACAACCCCTATTACTGGAACGCAACTCTGTGGCAACAGCTATACGGATTTAAACCCTAA
- a CDS encoding ABC transporter ATP-binding protein, with amino-acid sequence MKILEVRNLTVYFYTYAGVVRAVEGVSFDLYRGEVLAIVGETGSGKSVTTRAITRLIQPPGKIISGSVIYRRNGEEIDLLKLPEEELRKIRGSEIAYVFQDPSSALDPLYTVGYQIGETIAAHRGGKIKQYFAEAIELLRRVLIPDPEARAKSYPHQLSGGMKQRSVISMAISNRPRILIADEPTTAVDVTVQAQILQLFKQLKEEFGMSIIFITHNMGLVAEFADRVAVMYGGKIVEEAPVEELFQNPKHPYTKGLLKAVINPLNPQERLEPIPGTIPNLINPPPGCRFHPRCPLAIKGKCEREEPPVVGGRHKVACWLYV; translated from the coding sequence ATGAAGATCCTGGAGGTGAGAAATCTCACAGTGTATTTCTACACTTACGCAGGTGTTGTGAGGGCTGTGGAGGGAGTGTCATTTGATTTGTACAGGGGAGAGGTGTTGGCAATAGTGGGGGAAACTGGCAGCGGTAAAAGCGTTACTACTAGGGCAATAACGCGTTTAATTCAGCCGCCGGGCAAAATAATTTCAGGCTCTGTGATCTACAGAAGAAATGGGGAGGAGATAGACTTGTTAAAACTGCCAGAGGAGGAATTACGTAAAATAAGAGGCTCTGAAATTGCCTACGTCTTCCAAGACCCCTCCTCTGCCCTTGATCCGCTATACACTGTGGGATATCAAATTGGCGAGACAATCGCGGCGCATAGAGGGGGGAAAATTAAACAGTACTTCGCCGAGGCGATAGAGCTATTGCGCCGCGTTTTAATCCCAGATCCGGAAGCCAGAGCGAAGTCGTATCCACACCAATTGTCTGGGGGCATGAAGCAGAGATCTGTGATATCAATGGCTATTAGCAACAGGCCGAGGATATTAATAGCCGATGAGCCGACTACAGCAGTTGACGTCACAGTGCAAGCCCAGATACTCCAATTATTTAAACAGCTTAAAGAGGAGTTCGGCATGTCGATAATATTTATTACTCACAATATGGGCCTTGTGGCTGAATTCGCCGACCGCGTCGCCGTGATGTACGGCGGCAAAATCGTGGAAGAGGCCCCAGTGGAGGAGCTGTTCCAAAACCCCAAGCATCCCTACACTAAAGGCTTGTTAAAAGCCGTAATTAACCCGCTCAATCCACAAGAGAGACTCGAGCCAATTCCTGGCACTATTCCCAATCTTATTAACCCGCCGCCTGGTTGCCGCTTCCACCCCCGCTGTCCTCTTGCAATTAAAGGTAAATGCGAGAGGGAGGAGCCGCCCGTAGTGGGGGGGAGGCACAAAGTGGCTTGCTGGCTTTACGTATGA